The genomic stretch GGATCGGCCAGCTGCCGGTGCTGGGCGAGAAGTCGGCTCTGTGGATGCCCCTGGGCGACGCCATGGCCCACCCCGAACTCTTCTTCGAGGATCACCACGCGATCATCGAACACTTCCTGATGCGGGGGTGAGGCAACGGAGAGTGTCTGCGCCTGGCACACTGAGCGCAACTCCATGACCACCGACGCCTCGTACTACGTGTACGCCCTGAAAGACCCGCGTACGTCGCCCGCCGCGCCGTTCTACATCGGCAAGGGCACCGGCGTCCGCTCGCATGAGCACGACGCCCGACCGGACGACACGCTCAAGGGTCAGCGCATCCGGGAGATTCAGGCGGCCGGGCAGCAGATCCTGATTGCGCGGCTGGTCGAGGAGTTGACCGAAGTACAGGCGCTACGGATCGAGGCGGAACTGATCGCCGCGTTCGGCACGGTGGCCAGCGGCGGTCTGCTGACCAACACTGTCATGCCCGCCGGGCTGGGCGGCAAGTCCCGTGCACAGTTGACCGTTCCGTCCGGCGTCAAGGAGAAGGCACAGGTCGGGCTTTCACTCGTCAAGGACGCCGTGCTGGAACTCGCGCAGGCCAATCCCGGCGGGATCACCAACTCCGAGACGGCCAGCATGCTCGGCCTGCGCAGCGACTATGGCGGCGGATCGAAGGACTACCTCTCCTACTCGGTGCTGGGCCTGCTGATGCGCGAGGGCAAACTGGAGCGTAAGGCTGGCGGGAAGAAGCACGTGGCCAGAGTGCGCTGACCCTCCCCGCAACGTGACCCAACTTCCCCGCGTTCCCGTCGCCACGCGCC from Deinococcus sp. AB2017081 encodes the following:
- a CDS encoding GIY-YIG nuclease family protein — its product is MTTDASYYVYALKDPRTSPAAPFYIGKGTGVRSHEHDARPDDTLKGQRIREIQAAGQQILIARLVEELTEVQALRIEAELIAAFGTVASGGLLTNTVMPAGLGGKSRAQLTVPSGVKEKAQVGLSLVKDAVLELAQANPGGITNSETASMLGLRSDYGGGSKDYLSYSVLGLLMREGKLERKAGGKKHVARVR